AAGGAGAAGAACAATGGCAAAAGTTGCACGTGAAATGGTCGAAAAATCGGGGATCGATGTGGATCAATTGGTTCAATTGCTCATTAAAAATGCAGCAGCTGAGCTGACCACCTATTACTACTACACAATTCTGCGCGCCAATCTGGTTGGACTTGAAGGTGAAGGATTGAAACTAATCGCAGAAACGGCGCGGATTGAGGACCGCAACCACTTTGAAGCGCTCTTTCCACGAATTTACGAGTTGGGCGGAGAACTGCCGGGTGATATGAAGGCCTTTCATGATTTGTCGGCCTGTTCGGTTCCGCATCTGCCCAAAGATCCAACGGATGTCAAAGCTATTCTGAAGGTTCTGGTCGAGGCGGAACGTTGTGCCGTTCGCGGGTACACGCACATCTGCAACATGACCTTTGGAAAGGATCACCGGACCTACGACCTGGCCCTGGCAATTTTAAATGAAGAAATTGAACACGAATCGTGGTTTTCGGAATTCCTGGGAGAGGGTCCTTCGGGTCATTTCCTGAGAGAGGGCGAGACCTCCCCATGGGTATCTAAATTTCTTAAATAATATGATTCATTTGCAGACACATCATTCATTATTAAAGCCGGGAATTTA
The DNA window shown above is from Calditrichota bacterium and carries:
- a CDS encoding DNA protection protein DPS (play a key role in DNA protection against oxidative stress by oxidizing Fe(II) to Fe(III); induced by iron depletion and hydrogen peroxide) produces the protein MAKVAREMVEKSGIDVDQLVQLLIKNAAAELTTYYYYTILRANLVGLEGEGLKLIAETARIEDRNHFEALFPRIYELGGELPGDMKAFHDLSACSVPHLPKDPTDVKAILKVLVEAERCAVRGYTHICNMTFGKDHRTYDLALAILNEEIEHESWFSEFLGEGPSGHFLREGETSPWVSKFLK